The Sesamum indicum cultivar Zhongzhi No. 13 unplaced genomic scaffold, S_indicum_v1.0 scaffold00207, whole genome shotgun sequence genome includes a window with the following:
- the LOC105179784 gene encoding raucaffricine-O-beta-D-glucosidase-like: protein MGGGGEHHHGGDFRAKVWSMTGGPYCRPKHWKRNTAFAMAGIVLIYIPIAMKSAELEQRPHLPVHPFPPRSGRILDGSNGNVATDLYARFEEDITWMKKMGFDAYRFLISWSRILPDGRCCAGINKEGIDYYNTIINTVIKHGLEPYVTLFHFDLPQALQEEYGGFLSKNIVRDFREYVELCFWEFGDRVKHWITANEPTTYCVNGYASCTFPPSQAISSAYILALALQSKDSVSDPPPANVDLISTPPYVAQSSNINNRNLYGSGPNTYDPKNVYTAARNMLLAHSEAVHTYRTKFQGTLRREDRYNTLLHLV, encoded by the exons ATGGGCGGAGGAGGAGAGCACCACCACGGCGGAGATTTCAGAGCGAAAGTTTGGAGTATGACGGGCGGGCCCTACTGCCGCCCCAAGCACTGGAAGCGCAATACCGCATTCGCCATGGCTGGCATCGTTTTGATCTACATTCCCATTGCCATGAAATCTGCCGAGCTCGAGCAACGTCCACATCTTCCAGTTCATCCATTCCCTCCCAGATCTG GAAGAATTCTTGATGGATCCAATGGAAATGTGGCAACTGATTTGTATGCCAGATTTGAG GAAGATATTACGTGGATGAAGAAAATGGGGTTTGATGCCtatagatttttaatttcatggtCAAGAATTTTACCCG ATGGAAGGTGTTGTGCTGGAATCAATAAAGAAGGAATTGACTACTATAACACCATTATTAACACTGTTATCAAACATG GCCTTGAACCATATGTGaccctttttcattttgatttacCTCAAGCACTACAAGAAGAGTATGGTGGGTTTTTAAGCAAAAACATAGT GAGAGATTTTCGTGAATATGTTGAGTTATGCTTTTGGGAATTTGGTGATCGAGTGAAACACTGGATCACAGCGAATGAGCCGACAACCTATTGTGTTAATGGATATGCTTCATGCACTTTTCCACCTAGTCAAGCTATTTCTTCAGCTTATATTTTAGCTTTAGCTCTACAATCAAAAGATTCTGTTTCTGATCCACCTCCAGCGAACGTTGATTTGATTTCTACTCCTCCATACGTCGCTCAG AGCAGTAATATTAATAACCGTAATCTCTATGGTTCCGGTCCAAATACATATGATCCCAAAAATGTGTATACTGCTGCAAGAAATATGCTCCTTGCTCATTCCGAAGCTGTGCACACTTACAGAACCAAATTTCAGG gaACATTAAGGAGGGAAGATCGGTATAACACTTTGTTGCATCTGGTATGA